The Tursiops truncatus isolate mTurTru1 chromosome 16, mTurTru1.mat.Y, whole genome shotgun sequence genome contains the following window.
AGCTAGACCCACCTGGAAACCGCCATGGCCGGGCGCCGGCGGTTCGGAGCTCCCCGCGAGCGACGCGCCGCGCTACCGACGCGCTAGTTTCCAGGGAGCGGAGCGGCGCAGGCCCAGGCCACGGAGCAGATAGGAGCGGCCGGTGCAGCGCAGGATGTCCCGGCGCGGGCCCTCGGGCATCTGCCCCGCCGCCTACCAGAGCTCGTCCCTGCCGCGGCCCGGGAGCAGGGGTCTGAGACGTCGGCGGAGGCAGCACTCCTCCGACCCGCACGACTTCAAACCGGGTGCCCCCAACCCCGCTCTTTGCTGACGCAGGCGTCGGCACGCCGGACTGAGCGTCAGCGCGCCGGAAGTGACGCCAGCTCACCGCCAGGGGCTCCGCTCCGCCGCTGAGTATGAGCCCTTACGGCCTGGCGGCGCGCGCCGCCAAAACAAGCTGTCTTTGCTCATCTAGAGGGGGTCGGTAGTCTTCATACGAGGCGAGAGAGGAGAAATGAGTCCACTTATTTtctagggaaggaaaagaagcgATCTAGCCAAGGTTCTGGGAGTTAAAACCTTTGCTTCTAATTCCTCACTGCCCCGATCTCCATCTCACCAGACTGCTTCTAGAGAAAGCAGAATCCACAGGACCATAGCATGCTCTAGTCCAGGTGGCGATGCCAGTGGGAGGGGTGAAATCCAGAAAGACCTGCAACGGCACAGAAGACACGGCTCGAATGTTTGCCATCTATCTGCCATATGTTCTGCCTAGGTATTGGAGGGAAGGTATTCTGTCAACCATTTTGCCATGTTTGATTTCTTAATTGCTTGTGTTGTTGGTACCATGATTTTCTCAACCATATTTGAAAACTCTCagccatttatttatgtatttatttatttgcttatgtgGCTGTTCAGTCGCTTAATTTATTAGGCTTTTAAACATTCTTCTGTCACCTAGTGCAGGCCCTTATCACCTTAAACTTGATTTTTTGATAGTAGTCAAAGTAATATTTCTCCAGCTTCAACTGAGCCCATCTTAAAGGCCTCCAGCAGATTAATCTTCATGAAACACTGCTTTCACcgtgtcactcctctgcttataAAACTTATCCATTGGTTTCTTATTATCTGTAGAGGCTTTGCCTCAACCCTGAGtctttttcatctataaaatgaggctaATGAGAAGTactatagaaataaaatgaggtCATGTATCTAGAAAAGCTTACAAGAGTTTATAAAGCATAAAGGGAAAGAAACTAACTTAAGAACCTATGTGTTAGGCATTTGGCATGCATTATCTCATATAATTTGTAGGCCAACCCTGTAAAGTAAGCTTTAATCTtcatttacaggtgagaaaactaagctcaggaaggttaagtaatttgcccaagatccaAGCTACTAATAATATTTACTGTTCATtcttaaacaaatattaatttggCCCCTGCTCTATGCCAGACACTCTGCTCGGCACTGTTTTATACTATTAGACAATATCTGATTAAGCTGATGTTCACATGTCTTCATATTTCACAgcctcctcccacctgcctttTCAGTTCATCTAACACCACTGAAACTAACAAGCAGGTACATTTACTGATTGTACactacattcatttattcagccaaAATTAAGTACCTACCACATGCTAAACTCTATACTAGAGATTAGGGCGtctaaagaaaccaaaaacagatAAGGTGCCCACTCTAGTtgaacttacattctaatgggaggaaagagagcgaacagataaacaagaaaatatcatGTTTGTATGCTATGGAAAGCAGAATGCTGGGATAGAGAGGGTGATTAGAGACCCCAGACTGGGTGATTAGGGGGAAACAAAGAAGGAGCTTAATTTGAGGCCTGAAGGACAAGAGGGAGCCAGCTATGTGAAAACCTGGGGAGCCTTCCAGATAGGGGATACATCTAGTGTAAAAACCTAAGAGAAGCTGGCTATCTTGGGAGACAAGATGGGAGAGGTAGAAAGGGGCCATTGTAAGGTATTTGGATTTTAGTCAAGCAATAGGAAGTCATAGGAGGGTTTTAAACATGTGAGTAAAATGATctgatatacatttaaaaaaatcttactctttAGTATCCAAGAGGTAATTAGATATATAGTTCTAAAGGACAtatagaagagaagaaaaggctggTGTTACAGATTGGTAAGGCATAGTGTAATAATCAAATATATTGAAGTCAGACTGACTTGTTTTTAAATCCTTCCTCACCACACTTAACAGTTGTGTGTCCAGGGAGTTGTATAACCTTTCTAAGCTTCAATTGCTTCTGggaaatggggacaataatagcaCCTTATAGGGTTGTGGTAAGGatataatgaatataaagcaTTTAACCCAGTGACTGAAACTTTAAGCACTCAAAAACATTATTAACTACATTGAGTGTTCTTTTTGTTAACTATGCAACCTTAAGCAAATGACTTACCTTTTatgtctcaatttcctcagctgtgaaatggggataatattagtaCTGGTACACAACCCTTATCTGAGACCCTGGCTAGAGATGGTTTTctgaatttagaattttttagaTTTTGAAAGGTAATCCAGTGCATATTATGTCACACCCTAGCAGCTTCTAGGGCAGCACCCCATGGTCAAGTACATTTATAGTTCTGCAGCAAAACATAGGAATAGCCATACTAAGAGGACTAAATAAGAAACTCTAAATAGATGCATGGCAGTTTAGGTCAGGTTTTGCTGCCAGacgcattttttttaaagtatcattcaGACCTTTTTCAATTCCAGAATTGTAAATAATGGATCATGAACCTGTACTTTGTAAAGTTGTTGTAAGGAGCAAATGAGTTGATACATGATACACTTAAGAAATACTAAGTGCTAAATAAAttgtaactattattatttttttttatcaccaGAAAGGTGGCTTCAAAAATcaatggcaggacttccctggtggcgcagtggttaagaatccgcctgccaatgcaggagacacgggttcgagccctggtccaggaagatcccacatgccgtggagcaactaagcccgtgcgccacaactactgaacctgcgctgtagagcccatgagccacaactactgagcctgcgctctagagcccgcgaaccacaaccactgagcctgtgtgccacagctactgaagcctgcgcgcctacagcctgtgctccacaacaagagaagccaccacaatgagaagtccgtgcactgcaacgaagagtagctcctgttcactgcaactagagaaagcccgcacacagcaacaaagacccaacacagacaaagaaaaaaaaaaaaaactatacccaGTAGGGTGGCTATTATAAAGCGCACGCGCGCGCAAGAGagcaaacaaaaaagtaaataacgggcttctctggtggcacagtggttaagaatccacctgccaatgcagggaacaagggtttgagccctggtccgggaagatcccacatgccgttgagcaactaagcccatgcgccacaactactaagcctgtgccctagagcccatgagccacaactactgatcccgcgtgccacaactactgaagcctacgcacctagagctcatgctccgcaaggagagaagccacctcaatgagaagcctatacaacacaacgatgagtagcccccactcgtcacaactagagaaagcccacacgcagcaacgaagacccaacgcagccaaaaataaataaattatatttttaaaaaagtaaataacaagtattggcaaggatctGGAGATACTGGGacgcttgtgcactgttggttggaatgtaaaatggtgcagccactatgggaaacagtatggaggttcctcaaaaagttaaaaataaaattagcatatgatccagcaattccacttttgggtatgtgcccaaaagaactgaaagcagccgcggagcaactaaacctgtgtgccacaactactgagcctgcactctagagcccacgagccacaactactgagcccacgagccacaactactgagcccacgtgccacaactactgaagcccacgtgcctagagcccatgctccacaacaagagaagccaccgcaatgagaagcctgcgcactgcaacaaagagtagcccccgcttgctgcaactagagaaagcctgtgcacagcagcaaagactcaacgcagccaaaaataaaacaataaataataaaaataaattaattatttaaaaaaactgaaagcagaaactcaaatatttatacacacatattcatagcagcattattcaaaatagccaaaaggtagaagcaacccaagtgttcatcaaccGATGGATGCATAAACAAACTGCGctatacatacaatggattattattcagcctttaaaaggaaggaaaatttgacacatgctacaacatagatgagaCTTGAAGAagttatactaagtgaaataagctagtcacaaaaggacaaatactgtatgattccacttatatgaggtatccaGAGTAGTCCATTCAtggagacaaaaagtagaatggtggttgccaggggatggagGAAGGTAGGAAtgaggaattattgtttaatgggtacagagtttcagttttggaagaagaaaaaagttctggagctggatggtggtgatggttgcacaaccatgtgtgaatgtacttaatgtcactgaattgtacacctaaaatggttaaaatggtaaatttgggggtgggatgaattgggagattgggattgaaatctatacactactgatactatgtataaaatagataactaatgagaacttactgtatagcccagggaactctactcagtgctctgtggtgacctaaatgggaaggaaatccaaaaaagaggggatatgtgtatacgtatagctgattcactttgctgtacagcagaaactaacacaacagtgtaaatcaactatactccaataaaagttaattttaaaaacaaaatacaaaaaagaaaaaaatggtacaatttattttatgtgtatttaaccACAACTTATAAAAAGTAACTTCTAGTAAGACGTTACCCCTTTCTGACATGGCATAGCACATCTGTGTGCCCTTATGTTTGTTTTGGGGGCAATGTTTCTGACAGAAAGCATGGTCTCGAATGTCTCCTTTAATAATTATGACTTTCCAGTAGCAAACTTTTTCACTGTAATTAGTGAAAAATGTCACTAGATGTCACTCTTTAGCTGAAAAACTATTCCAATTTGGTTCAGTAGCCGATAGCTATAAGTAATTCCAGAGCATCAGATAAAAGCCTGTATATAGTGCTTTGCTCATACAAATACGGTTTTCTGGGAAAGAGAAGgtttccatctgtgaaatgtaTTAATAAGCTACTCTGTTCATGAAATTTATGTTAATGTTTATTAACTTCATTGGTACTAATTGTTTTTCACTATAAATTGAGTTTGTGTAATTAAGACATAACTAACTTTGTAAGTGATAGTGAAACACAAAGCTGAAATGTAAAGATCATTTATCATTGAAAGTCAGGTGGCTTTACCACTAAATGATGTGTGACATTGGGTAAGTCCTTTAATCTCTCTGATTTCACCAGAGTAGTAGAAACATCCTTTCTTAGGTCAATATACACTACCGTATATTTGCTCTGTGCTAAAACATATTTAAGTACactctaattctaaaatattttggtttttatagTAGTAATCAAATTGTAACTGTTGAAATACAATACCAATGGGAGTTCAGTAACAGAAAATACTGCCCACAAGAAGACATTAGGAAATATAATGAGACTTCTTGATGTCCTGAGGGAGTATTTTAGGAAAATACTTGTATTAAACAATTATAGTCAGAGGTATAAACtcttgaaataaaaaagatcacatTTACTACtgagaacagtttttaaaagataatggaATATCCTaaagtgtaaaagaaaaattgctttgTTTACCTGTAAAATTCTTAAGATTCAAGAACACATTGATTCTTAAAGATTAACCATTTGAATTGGTAATATTACactataatcaaaataattttttaaacttctaatttTTGTAAGAAGTTTGTAATTGAGTTATAATACCTAAAAACAATCAAAAGACCAAATGCTCACCGCTGGATGAAATGCTGGACATTATAATGCATCAATAAATGAggatattacatttttattagtaGTAACAGTTATTAGGATTAAGAGTATTAGGATGAGAAAAACTATCAGAAATGGTAGGTAAAAATATAGAACTCAGAATGATATAAAAAATAGAGTGTAAATCGTGCCCAGTTAAGGATATTGAcagttgttttatttaatttcattatatttaacTCTTAAAACTTAGATCTTTCTGTTTAACTTTTATCTTCACATGATTAAATATGTAAAAGGAGAGGGGGTGTAGTAGCTAAAGGGTACAGAGTTGCTTTTTgtggtgatgaaagtgttctaagATTAACTGTGGTGATAGTTGCGCGTAtgtgtgaatatattaaaaaccattgaatttgacactttaaatgggtgaattgtatggtatatgaactatatctcaataaaaagtaGGTGAAGGAAGCACTATTCAAGCTTTTTTTCTAATACTGCAAATATAGTTATGAAtgcctatttttaaaagagcattgAAAACAAGTggtttgggggggagggataaattaggagtatgggattaacagatgcacactaccatacataaaatagatacacaaagatttactgtggagcacagggaactatatttagtatcttgtaataaactataatggaaaagaatttttaaaaaaggaatatagatatatcatatatatgtataactgagttactttgctgtatatctgaaactaacacaacactgtaaatcaactataattcaattaaaataaataaataaaattcaagtaaaatatgtaaaaggaaagaaaagaatgatttgTTAAAATTCGCGTGATTATTTTAAACACTGGAAGCAAAAAAGATTTATATTTCATGTTACATTGCCACTTCTATCatacatctgtgtgtctgtgtgtccgtgtgtgtgtgtgtgtgtgtgtggcacggTGGTGGGAAGTctcccagggagagagagagagaagtctggGAGGGGCATAGTCGGGGAGGCCTGTTCCGTTCCATCGATAACACGTTCATTCACTGGAAGCCGGCTAAAACAGACTAATCCTTCTTGCAGTCATTCCCTCTATCTTAACAAGGCTCCGCCACCTCGCCCAGAACTCGGTAAGTTCAAAGTGCAGTAAAAGTgcgtttttccaaagaataatCTGAAATGACACTGTAGATAATTTACTGGAgggtggagaagggagggggtggaggaaggggtggAGGTGGTAATTATCAGGCATCGCTTTGCTATCATATTTGCAATGGGGAGAAAAACCTCAATGCGCAAATAGTTTCAAAAAGATTAGACAGTAATTGGCTTTTTCCCAGGAAACCTCTTCAGAGGGGCCACTCGCAAACTGCTGCTGCCCACTGAAAACCGAGGCCCAGAAAGTCTGGGGAGGAAGATTGGCAGGTGCCTGTGCTTGGGCCAAGGGCTGCGCCCGACTCAGTCGGTagccgtctctgcctctgtccccagGTCTAAGGGATGCTGCTATCCTGGCCCTGCTACCACTGAAGCGCTCAGGGGTACCTGGAAAGCCGACCTGAGTGCAGACACCACGAGCCATGAGTCCTCTGAGGCTGCGAGCGTCTCTCtcgttgctgctgctgctgggtggCTACCTCCTCGAGGGCGCCGGGAGAAACCAGCAGGCGATCGGCAGCGCGGTCGAGTCAGCCCTGGGCCCCGCGGGCGGCTCCTCCGGTCGCTTCGTCAGCCCCGAGCGGCATGCGTGCAGCTGGCAGCTCCTGCCGCCCGCCCCAGGGCCCGCGGCGGGCAGCGAGCTGGCGCTGCGCTGCCAGGGCCCGGACGGGGCGCGCCACCAGTGTGCCTACCGCGGGGAGCCGGGGCGCTGCCCGGTCTATGCCGCCAGCCCCTCGCACTACTGGAAGCAGGTGCTGGGTGGGCTGCGCAGGAAGCGGCGGCCCTGCCACGACCCCGCGCCGCTCAAGGCCCGCCTGTGCGCGGGCAAGAAGGGCCAGGGCGCGGAGCTGCGCCTGGTGCCCCATGCATCCCCGTTCGTCAGCCCTACTGGGGCGGGCTTTCCCCGGGATCCCAAGCTCCGGGCCAGGAGCCGGGGGCAGCCCCGAGAGACCGCGCGCAGCCCCACCGTAGGGGCCCCGCCTCCCTCGAACGCGCCGCCCAAAGGGAAGCCCTCTGAGAAGAAGAccaaaggaggcaagagaaagGCTGCATGGAACCCAGACGAGGAGCGATCTCTGGGGACCCGGCCCGATCCCGACGAGCTGGACGAGAACACGAAGCTCACGGAGACCTACTGTGCTGAGAAGTGGCATTCCCTCTGCAACTTCTTTGTCAATTTCTGGAATGGCTGAGGGTGCgggcctggggagggaaggggagagggagggaggggatctGTGCGCAGCCCGGGAGGGGAAGCTAAGGGCATCCTAGGCCACAAGATACTGGATAGAGAGTGGGGAAGAGTCCAGGTTCTAGAATGGGtctggggggtggaggtggggcttgGGATGAGAGTATAAAGGCTATGGAGAGTCTCTGAGACAGCAGGgaagttaaaaattataaagagtcGACCCTGTTTAAGAGCAGAAGAACTAATAGAAACAGAAGTAGGCATACCCTAAATGTGTAAAAACTGTAGACTGGGGAGAGAGACGGGTACAGAGAGAGGCTGAAAAAATGAGTGGGAAAAATTGACTAAAATGATGTGACTCTCGTGTGGGAAGCAGGATACAATGTACACTGTTTAAcgcatttctattaaaatatactCATGAGCAGCTGATAACCTGAGCCAGGTTGAATTTTCAGTGCCATCTCACCTACTCAGCTGACAAGATTaccaactttttttctctttaggaaTTAGTATGAACTTGGGTGCTCTCTCCTGTCATAGATGATCCCTATAGGGGATCAATGGATCTGAAGCCATTCAGAGCTCAAAACTGACTCCAGTGAAAAGGTTTTCAGCATGATTGCCTTTGAATTCTTTTAGAAGTGCTGCTTTTAAACAGAGTGATGCCTAGTGTTCTGAAACTGTCCTATTAACCTTCCAAATTCAGAAGTGAATTATAAGAGTTGAGTGCTCCAGtaggttttaaaaaacaattctctTTGTATTTGatcgtatttttttaaaaagctaaaatgtaAGTACA
Protein-coding sequences here:
- the FGFBP3 gene encoding fibroblast growth factor-binding protein 3 produces the protein MSPLRLRASLSLLLLLGGYLLEGAGRNQQAIGSAVESALGPAGGSSGRFVSPERHACSWQLLPPAPGPAAGSELALRCQGPDGARHQCAYRGEPGRCPVYAASPSHYWKQVLGGLRRKRRPCHDPAPLKARLCAGKKGQGAELRLVPHASPFVSPTGAGFPRDPKLRARSRGQPRETARSPTVGAPPPSNAPPKGKPSEKKTKGGKRKAAWNPDEERSLGTRPDPDELDENTKLTETYCAEKWHSLCNFFVNFWNG